In the Mesorhizobium sp. M1D.F.Ca.ET.043.01.1.1 genome, CCTCAAAGCCGCCTGGGGGTTATCACGGACCGCGCGCCATGCAAACAACCTTGAAAATCGGAACACGCGGCAGCCCGCTGGCGCTGGCCCAGGCGCATGAGACGCGGGCGCGGCTGCTGAAGGCGCACGGCTTGCCTGAGCAGGCCTTCGAGGTGGTGCCGATCTCGACCAGCGGCGACCGCATCCAGGACAGGCCGCTTTCGGAAGCCGGCGGCAAGGGCCTGTTCACCAAGGAAATCGAGGAAGCGCTGCTCGATGGCCGCATCGACATCGCGGTGCATTCGTCGAAGGACATGCCGACGGTGCTGCCCGAAGGGCTGGAGCTCGCCACCTTCCTGCCGCGCGAGGACGCGCGCGACGCCTTCATCGGCAAGACGGTGAAGCGGATCGCCGATCTGCCGCACGGCGCGACGATCGGGTCTTCGTCGCTGCGGCGCCAGGCGCTGATCCGCCGGATGCGGCCGGACCTCGACGTGGTGATGTTCCGCGGCAATGTGCAGACGAGACTGCGCAAGCTGGACGAAGGCGTCGCCGAGGGCACCATCCTCGCCTGTGCCGGGCTGAAGCGCCTCGGGCTCGAGAGCGTCATCACCGATTTGATGCCGCTGGATATTTTCCCGCCGGCGCCTGGCCAGGGCGCGATCGGCATCGAAAGCCGCATCGGCGACGGCGCGGTGGCAAAAATGCTGGCGGCCATCCACGACGTGCCGACCGGCCAGGCCTTGGCCTGCGAGCGCGCCTTCCTCGCCGCGCTCGACGGCTCCTGCCGCACCCCGATCGCCGGCCACGCGACCATATCGGGCGAAAAACTGGCTTTCGCCGGGCTGATCATCTCGCCCGACGGCACCGAGTCGCATGAGGTCCGGCTGGACGGCCCGGCTCGGGATGCGGCGAAAATTGGCGCAGAGGCTGCACGGACGGTGCGCGCCAAGGCCGGCGCCAAATTCTTCGAGGGCTGGGCCTGACATGATCCGCGTCCTGGTGACGAGGCCGGAGCCGGGCGCCTCTCGTACGGCCCGACGGCTTGAAGCCCCGGGATTTCAGCCGATCCTGCTGCCGCTGACCGAAACGGCGGCGCTGCCGGTCGAGACCAGCGTCTTTCCCGCCGCAGCGGTCGCCGTCACCAGCGCCAACGCGGTTCGTCATGCGCCGGCGAATCTGGTCGCGGCGCTTGCCGCCTTGCCTTGCCACGCGGTCGGGAAAAGGACCGCCGATGCCTGCCGAACGGCTGGATTTACGTCCGTCTCCGAAGGCCCCGGCGATGCCGAGGCGCTGGCCGGTGCGATAGCCGACAGGCTCGCAGGCAAGGATATGATCTATCTTTGCGGCCGTGTGCGCTTTCCGGTGTTCGAGGAACGGCTTGCGGCGGCGGGGATGCGCGTTCGGCCTGTCGAGACTTACGACACCGTCGAACTGGACTACAGCGATGCCGACGTCATTGCCCGATTGTCGGGCTTGCCGGTCGAGGCGGTGCTGCTCTATTCGGCCAAGGCGGCCGCTGCGACGATTAGCCTGATCATGCGCCCAACGCTGCGGCATCTCTTTGAAAGCACGGAGTTTTTGACCCTTTCGGCACGTGTCG is a window encoding:
- a CDS encoding uroporphyrinogen-III synthase produces the protein MIRVLVTRPEPGASRTARRLEAPGFQPILLPLTETAALPVETSVFPAAAVAVTSANAVRHAPANLVAALAALPCHAVGKRTADACRTAGFTSVSEGPGDAEALAGAIADRLAGKDMIYLCGRVRFPVFEERLAAAGMRVRPVETYDTVELDYSDADVIARLSGLPVEAVLLYSAKAAAATISLIMRPTLRHLFESTEFLTLSARVAKALEGVGGAKVRIAAQPDEDALLALLSLPR
- the hemC gene encoding hydroxymethylbilane synthase, whose protein sequence is MQTTLKIGTRGSPLALAQAHETRARLLKAHGLPEQAFEVVPISTSGDRIQDRPLSEAGGKGLFTKEIEEALLDGRIDIAVHSSKDMPTVLPEGLELATFLPREDARDAFIGKTVKRIADLPHGATIGSSSLRRQALIRRMRPDLDVVMFRGNVQTRLRKLDEGVAEGTILACAGLKRLGLESVITDLMPLDIFPPAPGQGAIGIESRIGDGAVAKMLAAIHDVPTGQALACERAFLAALDGSCRTPIAGHATISGEKLAFAGLIISPDGTESHEVRLDGPARDAAKIGAEAARTVRAKAGAKFFEGWA